One Pan paniscus chromosome 16, NHGRI_mPanPan1-v2.0_pri, whole genome shotgun sequence DNA segment encodes these proteins:
- the LOC117978733 gene encoding eukaryotic translation initiation factor 3 subunit F-like, whose product MEFAKNMYELPKKVSPNKLILGWYAAGHDITEHSVLIHEYYSREAPNPIHLTVDTSLQNGHMSIEAYVSTLMGVPGRTVGLFTPLTVKYAYYDTECIRVDLIMKTCFSPNRVVGLSSDLQQVGGASARIQDTLSIVLLYAEDILSGKVSADNTIRKVGHFLMSLVNQVPKIVPDDFETMLHSNINDLLMVT is encoded by the coding sequence ATGGAATTTGCTAAGAACATGTATGAACTGCCTAAAAAAGTTTCTCCAAATAAGCTCATCTTGGGGTGGTACGCTGCAGGCCATGACATCACAGAGCACTCTGTGCTGATCCATGAGTACTACAGCCGAGAGGCCCCCAACCCCATCCACCTCACTGTGGACACAAGTCTCCAGAACGGCCATATGAGCATCGAAGCCTATGTCAGCACTTTAATGGGTGTCCCTGGGAGGACCGTGGGATTGTTCACACCTCTGACAGTGAAATACGCATACTATGACACTGAATGCATCAGAGTTGACCTGATCATGAAGACCTGCTTTAGCCCCAACAGAGTGGTTGGACTCTCAAGTGACTTGCAGCAAGTAGGAGGGGCATCAGCTCGCATCCAGGATACCCTGAGCATAGTGTTGCTATATGCAGAGGATATACTATCTGGAAAGGTGTCAGCTGACAATACCATCAGGAAGGTGGGCCACTTCCTGATGAGCCTGGTTAACCAAGTACCAAAAATAGTTCCCGATGACTTCGAGACCATGCTCCACAGCAACATCAATGACCTGTTGATGGTGACCTAA